In one Pseudomonas sp. 31-12 genomic region, the following are encoded:
- a CDS encoding VOC family protein: MSLSPFHLAIPVYNLAGARTFYGEVFGLEEGRSSNQWVDFNFYGHQLVIHEHPKTASQESVHSNPVDGHDVPVPHFGIILGWEEWEALAERLKSFGTEFVIEPYIRFKGQVGEQATMFLFDPCGNALEFKAFKDMSQLFAK; encoded by the coding sequence ATGAGCCTCTCGCCTTTCCACCTCGCAATTCCCGTTTACAACCTCGCTGGCGCACGCACATTTTACGGCGAAGTGTTCGGCCTGGAAGAAGGTCGTTCCAGCAACCAGTGGGTCGACTTCAACTTTTATGGCCACCAACTGGTTATTCACGAACACCCAAAAACCGCTTCCCAGGAAAGCGTCCATAGCAACCCGGTAGACGGCCACGACGTACCTGTTCCGCACTTCGGCATCATCCTGGGCTGGGAAGAATGGGAGGCTCTGGCCGAGCGCTTGAAGTCTTTCGGCACAGAGTTTGTGATCGAACCCTACATTCGTTTCAAAGGGCAGGTAGGCGAGCAAGCCACTATGTTTTTGTTTGACCCTTGTGGCAATGCCCTCGAATTCAAGGCGTTCAAGGATATGAGCCAGCTCTTCGCTAAATAA
- the umuC gene encoding translesion error-prone DNA polymerase V subunit UmuC, which translates to MQKPNPVFALIDCNSFYASCERVFRPDLAKTPIVVLSNNDGCVIARSADSKPFVKMGEPYFQIKHKLKQHGIVAFSSNYALYGDMSERVMSVIESLVPAVEVYSIDEAFADLAGVPGDLEALGRRIRAQVYRSTGIPVGVGIAGTKTLSKLANHAAKKWQVQSGGVVDLRDQVKRDWVLKKCSVSDVWGVGRKMTLHLEGMGIKSAWDLSKTDPWTLRKKFSVVIEKTARELAGTPCLELDEPDPPKQEICCSRMFGKRLTDIGPIKEAVATYMQRATEKLRAQQSLCKKIRVSIRTGMFSPEEAKYANGVLVELPYPTDDVRLMTKAAVDAVDRVFRPGFKYSKAEVLLVNLCSKGEYTEDLFSISQPVATEKVMTVLDSINKRWGRGTLRSASVPINPDWGMRREMMSQSFTTRVDQLWTVYCK; encoded by the coding sequence ATCCAAAAGCCTAATCCCGTCTTCGCCTTGATCGATTGCAACTCCTTCTACGCGAGCTGCGAGCGCGTTTTTCGTCCAGATTTGGCCAAGACGCCCATCGTGGTGTTGTCGAACAATGACGGGTGCGTAATTGCACGTAGCGCAGACAGCAAACCGTTCGTAAAAATGGGTGAGCCGTACTTCCAGATCAAGCACAAGCTTAAGCAACATGGCATCGTCGCGTTCTCTTCGAACTATGCGCTTTATGGCGATATGAGCGAGCGCGTGATGAGCGTAATCGAGTCGCTAGTACCGGCTGTTGAGGTCTACAGCATCGATGAAGCGTTCGCTGATTTGGCAGGTGTGCCAGGTGATCTCGAGGCGCTCGGTCGGCGAATTCGGGCACAGGTATATCGGAGTACCGGCATCCCGGTCGGCGTCGGCATTGCCGGTACGAAAACGTTGAGCAAGCTCGCCAATCACGCGGCCAAAAAATGGCAGGTGCAGAGTGGCGGTGTCGTTGATCTACGTGACCAAGTTAAGCGCGATTGGGTACTCAAGAAATGCTCGGTCTCGGACGTATGGGGTGTCGGACGCAAGATGACTCTTCACTTGGAGGGTATGGGCATTAAGTCAGCTTGGGATCTCTCCAAAACCGATCCCTGGACGTTGCGCAAGAAATTCAGCGTAGTGATTGAGAAGACGGCACGGGAGCTCGCGGGTACGCCATGCCTTGAGCTCGATGAACCTGACCCACCGAAGCAAGAGATCTGCTGCAGCCGGATGTTCGGCAAGCGTCTCACCGACATTGGGCCGATCAAAGAAGCCGTGGCTACCTACATGCAGCGCGCTACCGAAAAGCTCCGCGCTCAACAGTCGCTGTGTAAGAAAATTCGAGTCAGCATCCGCACCGGGATGTTCAGTCCAGAGGAAGCCAAGTACGCCAACGGTGTACTGGTGGAATTGCCCTATCCAACAGACGACGTTCGGTTGATGACAAAAGCTGCGGTGGACGCGGTGGATAGGGTCTTCCGACCTGGCTTCAAATACAGCAAAGCCGAGGTACTCCTAGTCAACCTATGCTCAAAAGGCGAGTACACCGAAGATCTCTTTTCGATCTCCCAGCCGGTCGCCACTGAAAAGGTCATGACAGTGCTGGACTCCATCAATAAGAGATGGGGTAGGGGAACACTGCGCTCGGCGAGTGTGCCAATCAATCCTGATTGGGGGATGCGGCGGGAGATGATGAGCCAAAGCTTCACCACACGTGTGGATCAGCTTTGGACTGTGTACTGCAAATGA
- a CDS encoding LysR substrate-binding domain-containing protein has protein sequence MIKELKTLIAVAREGTFAAAGNKIGLTQAAVSAQIQRLEAELGFEIFDRKGRSAHLNRMGHQILLQAQELLRLYDNLGSTTVGLPASVLVNIGAIASVQRSYLPDALAKFHQQCPQCRTRVIPGLSMELVNLVDAGEIDMAAIIRPPFSLQSDLRWTTLALEPYRLIVPRELPGEDWSAILSSQPFIRYDRSSFGGRQVDRFLRQMHFTLREVCELDELEAIIKLVENGVGVALVPQTATHQEWPAGVRALDLGQHTFHRDIGLVHRSRQSFTEPVRILAQLISDQVKTSSE, from the coding sequence ATGATCAAAGAACTGAAAACACTCATCGCCGTTGCACGGGAAGGTACGTTTGCCGCTGCCGGGAATAAAATCGGCCTCACCCAAGCAGCGGTGAGCGCCCAGATTCAGCGTCTGGAGGCCGAGCTCGGCTTTGAGATATTCGACAGGAAGGGACGCTCGGCTCACCTCAACAGGATGGGCCACCAGATACTCCTGCAAGCGCAAGAGCTGCTTCGTCTTTACGATAATCTGGGCTCTACCACGGTGGGACTTCCTGCGAGCGTACTGGTGAACATCGGTGCTATCGCCTCCGTTCAGCGCTCCTATCTTCCCGATGCACTAGCCAAGTTTCACCAACAATGCCCGCAATGCCGTACCCGCGTAATCCCGGGACTATCCATGGAGTTGGTCAACCTCGTGGATGCCGGCGAAATCGACATGGCCGCAATCATTCGCCCGCCCTTCTCGCTTCAAAGCGATCTGCGCTGGACGACCTTGGCGCTCGAGCCCTACCGTCTGATTGTGCCGCGCGAACTGCCGGGAGAAGATTGGTCAGCAATACTTTCCAGCCAACCGTTCATACGGTATGACCGATCATCATTCGGGGGCAGACAAGTGGATCGCTTCCTTCGGCAGATGCATTTCACCTTGCGTGAAGTTTGCGAGCTGGATGAACTGGAGGCCATCATCAAGCTAGTTGAAAATGGTGTCGGTGTAGCTCTAGTGCCGCAGACAGCAACCCACCAGGAATGGCCTGCGGGTGTACGAGCACTCGACCTCGGACAGCACACCTTCCATCGTGATATCGGGCTCGTACATCGGTCTCGGCAGAGTTTTACCGAGCCTGTACGAATTTTGGCCCAACTTATCAGTGACCAGGTAAAGACCAGTTCTGAATAA
- a CDS encoding MbcA/ParS/Xre antitoxin family protein produces MGISSELMSSATTIGFFPLCESRRLYGLIVALQASYELFEGDAQAAGAFLRSPLRCFNSKAPLEMLITEEGASAVIDLIGQLEHGVLT; encoded by the coding sequence ATGGGTATTTCTTCCGAACTCATGTCGAGCGCGACGACTATAGGATTTTTTCCTTTGTGCGAGAGCCGACGCCTGTATGGATTGATTGTTGCTCTACAGGCGTCCTACGAACTGTTCGAAGGCGACGCACAGGCAGCCGGGGCTTTCTTACGCTCGCCGTTGCGTTGTTTTAACTCAAAGGCTCCTTTGGAAATGCTCATTACGGAGGAGGGCGCGAGCGCCGTGATCGATCTGATCGGACAGCTCGAACACGGCGTGCTCACCTGA
- a CDS encoding TetR/AcrR family transcriptional regulator, translating to MKKPIQDMRQHIIDVAKSLMTNKGYTAVGLSEVLTTAGVPKGSFYHYFRSKEEFGQALLEEYFQEYIGRVDIVMAAEGTGAERLLGYLHYWAKTQAFDHPEEKCLVVKLGAEVCDLSEDMRTVLEEGTALIIQRIMRCVEQGMADGSISPTQDAAILAESLYQLWLGASLLVKVKKTTAPFETALITSKRLLA from the coding sequence ATGAAGAAACCTATCCAAGATATGCGACAGCACATTATCGATGTGGCCAAGTCGCTGATGACCAACAAGGGTTACACCGCCGTGGGGCTGTCAGAAGTGCTGACAACCGCTGGTGTACCTAAAGGGTCGTTCTATCACTACTTCCGCTCAAAAGAGGAATTCGGCCAGGCGCTGCTCGAAGAATATTTTCAGGAGTACATCGGGCGCGTCGATATCGTGATGGCCGCAGAAGGAACCGGAGCCGAGCGGCTACTGGGCTATCTGCACTACTGGGCAAAGACGCAAGCGTTCGATCATCCCGAGGAGAAATGCCTGGTGGTGAAACTGGGCGCTGAAGTCTGCGACTTGTCAGAAGACATGCGCACGGTGCTGGAGGAAGGCACCGCGCTGATCATTCAGCGGATCATGCGTTGCGTCGAACAGGGCATGGCCGATGGTTCCATCTCGCCGACCCAGGACGCGGCGATATTAGCCGAATCGCTTTATCAGCTATGGCTGGGCGCTTCGCTGTTGGTCAAGGTCAAGAAGACCACGGCCCCGTTTGAAACCGCACTGATCACAAGTAAACGCCTGCTGGCCTAG
- a CDS encoding cation:dicarboxylate symporter family transporter, with product MKRIPLVWQIIAGLLLGVLVGWYFNTHPQYQSWVSAEILKPLGDIFIKMMKMVVVPIVFCCMILGIAGGGDNKSFGRMGIKSLGYFFAITGLAIVMGLCFANIFEPGTGTDISGITHSAASITMEPSKGALVIVQNIVPDNVFVAMSEAKLLSVLFFAVLFGMALNSLPREKSAPVVALVQGISDAMFKVVSIVMAYAPIGVFGMIGATVATFGFASLLPLLKLIGVVYLALIVFALVVLGGICYLIGENIFKLIKYFRNELILAFSSAASAAVMPQLMSKLESYGVPRRIVSFVVPVGYAFNLDGASIFLGVATIFVAQLYGIDLSLSQQILLVVTMVLTSKGAAGVPGFAIIILSATLASAGLPLEGVALIAGIFRIIDSGTTTLNVLGNAIAPLVIAKWERAALEPSRVNPVTQKA from the coding sequence ATGAAACGTATTCCCTTGGTGTGGCAAATCATTGCCGGGCTGTTGCTTGGCGTGCTCGTCGGTTGGTATTTCAATACCCATCCGCAGTATCAATCTTGGGTCAGTGCAGAAATTCTGAAACCGCTTGGCGATATCTTCATCAAGATGATGAAGATGGTCGTTGTACCGATCGTGTTCTGTTGCATGATCCTCGGCATTGCAGGAGGCGGCGATAACAAGTCATTTGGCCGTATGGGCATAAAATCGCTGGGGTATTTTTTTGCGATCACCGGCCTGGCGATTGTGATGGGTCTTTGTTTCGCGAATATCTTCGAGCCTGGCACAGGCACTGATATTTCCGGCATTACGCATAGCGCTGCGTCCATTACGATGGAGCCTTCGAAGGGGGCTCTGGTGATTGTGCAGAACATCGTCCCGGACAACGTCTTTGTGGCAATGTCGGAAGCAAAACTGCTGTCGGTGCTGTTCTTCGCTGTCCTGTTCGGCATGGCATTGAACTCGCTACCTAGAGAGAAAAGCGCGCCAGTGGTCGCGCTGGTTCAGGGTATTTCCGATGCGATGTTCAAAGTCGTCTCAATCGTCATGGCTTATGCGCCAATAGGCGTGTTCGGCATGATCGGCGCTACCGTCGCAACCTTTGGCTTTGCCTCGCTATTACCCTTGCTCAAGCTGATTGGAGTGGTCTACCTGGCACTGATTGTCTTTGCATTGGTGGTACTTGGCGGTATTTGCTATCTGATCGGCGAGAACATTTTCAAGCTGATCAAGTATTTCCGGAATGAGCTGATTCTTGCGTTCTCGAGTGCCGCATCGGCAGCGGTCATGCCGCAGCTGATGAGCAAGCTGGAGAGCTATGGAGTCCCACGCCGAATCGTAAGTTTTGTGGTGCCAGTGGGGTATGCATTCAATCTGGATGGTGCATCGATTTTCCTGGGCGTTGCGACGATTTTTGTCGCTCAGCTTTATGGAATTGATCTGTCGTTGTCTCAGCAGATCTTGCTGGTGGTCACAATGGTGCTGACCTCCAAAGGTGCTGCAGGGGTGCCTGGATTCGCCATCATTATCTTGTCTGCGACGTTGGCTTCTGCCGGTCTTCCATTGGAAGGGGTGGCGCTTATCGCTGGCATCTTCAGGATCATCGATAGCGGTACCACCACATTGAACGTGTTGGGGAATGCCATTGCACCGTTGGTTATCGCCAAATGGGAGAGGGCGGCCCTTGAGCCTTCACGAGTCAATCCGGTAACGCAAAAAGCATAG
- a CDS encoding histone-like nucleoid-structuring protein, MvaT/MvaU family has product MSKLAEFRQLEKHLAEQLQALEALKGDAGLKKEIEFETKLRALLAKYGYSLKDIVNLLDPHASRKAPVAEQKSGSRKPRQVKIYKNPKTGEVVETKGGNHKTLKEWKAEYGSDTVESWLTK; this is encoded by the coding sequence ATGTCCAAACTCGCAGAATTTCGTCAGCTCGAAAAACACCTAGCAGAACAGCTACAAGCGCTGGAGGCCCTCAAAGGTGATGCTGGCCTTAAGAAAGAAATCGAATTCGAAACAAAGCTTCGGGCTTTGCTGGCCAAGTACGGCTACAGCCTGAAAGACATCGTCAATCTGCTTGATCCACATGCCAGTCGCAAAGCACCTGTGGCAGAGCAAAAATCCGGCAGCCGCAAACCTCGCCAAGTGAAGATTTACAAGAATCCTAAAACTGGCGAAGTCGTGGAAACCAAAGGTGGCAACCACAAGACGTTGAAAGAGTGGAAAGCTGAATACGGCTCCGACACAGTCGAATCTTGGCTGACCAAGTGA
- a CDS encoding LexA family transcriptional regulator, with translation MSVTILGPLVEGGVQLPFYLFKVPAGFPSPAADHLEQHISIDELLDIRAPHIYLVRIEGSSMEGAGIFDGDMAVVDRSITAEHGHIVIAAVNCEPVCKRLCKRGPNIILMSENVGYPPRYILEGDELIIWGVVTFSVRAHDPKA, from the coding sequence ATGAGCGTCACCATTCTCGGCCCGCTGGTGGAGGGGGGAGTCCAGCTCCCTTTTTACTTGTTCAAAGTCCCTGCAGGTTTCCCATCCCCTGCGGCTGATCACCTTGAGCAACACATCTCCATCGACGAGCTTCTGGACATTCGAGCACCGCATATCTACCTGGTGCGCATCGAGGGAAGCAGCATGGAAGGTGCTGGAATATTCGATGGGGATATGGCTGTGGTTGATCGCTCGATCACCGCTGAGCATGGACACATCGTTATTGCGGCTGTGAATTGCGAGCCGGTCTGCAAGCGTCTGTGCAAACGTGGGCCCAACATCATCTTGATGTCCGAGAACGTAGGTTACCCGCCGCGATACATCCTCGAAGGCGATGAGCTGATCATCTGGGGGGTGGTGACATTCAGCGTGCGTGCACATGATCCAAAAGCCTAA
- a CDS encoding alkene reductase, which produces MIDNSHNTDLFSPTQMGALQLANRIVMAPVTRSRMAEDGVPNELHATYYAQRAGAGLIIAEATNISAQGRGYAMTPGIWSEEQVAGWKKVTDAVHAAGGKIVSQLWHVGRFSSVELQPNGEAPVAPSAIKAEGTTYTNNGMVEVSMPRALETSEIPGIIEQYRHAAENAKRAGFDGVEVHSANSYLLDQFLRDSTNQRTDQYGGSIENRTRLTLEVTEAVVAIWGSDRVGIRLSPVTPDAGNTPPDSNVMATYGYLIQQLNRFNLAYLHFVEGATATSRTVPEGVDLDALSAQFEGPFIGNNNYDLDMALERRAQGRIDAVAFGRLFIANPDLVERLRRGTELTIAPRESYYGGGAKGYTDWPTANSN; this is translated from the coding sequence ATGATTGATAACAGTCATAACACCGACCTTTTTTCGCCCACGCAGATGGGCGCCTTGCAACTGGCCAACCGTATTGTCATGGCTCCGGTGACACGCAGCCGGATGGCAGAGGACGGCGTGCCGAATGAACTGCACGCCACTTACTACGCCCAACGTGCCGGCGCAGGCCTGATCATCGCCGAAGCCACGAACATTTCTGCCCAGGGCCGCGGCTATGCGATGACGCCGGGTATCTGGTCGGAAGAACAGGTGGCAGGCTGGAAAAAAGTCACTGACGCGGTACACGCGGCAGGCGGCAAGATCGTCAGTCAGCTATGGCACGTAGGCCGCTTCTCCAGCGTCGAGTTACAGCCAAACGGCGAGGCACCGGTCGCGCCCTCGGCAATCAAGGCCGAAGGCACGACCTACACCAACAATGGCATGGTCGAAGTGTCCATGCCTCGGGCGCTTGAGACTTCAGAGATCCCGGGGATCATCGAGCAGTACCGGCATGCGGCAGAAAATGCAAAGCGAGCCGGTTTCGATGGTGTGGAAGTCCATTCTGCCAACAGCTATCTGCTCGATCAGTTCCTGCGTGATTCCACCAACCAGCGCACTGACCAGTACGGCGGCTCCATCGAGAACCGGACGCGGCTGACGCTTGAAGTCACCGAAGCCGTGGTCGCGATCTGGGGCAGTGACCGGGTCGGCATCCGTCTTTCGCCGGTGACACCTGACGCTGGCAATACACCTCCTGACAGCAACGTCATGGCGACTTACGGCTACCTCATTCAGCAGTTGAACAGATTCAACCTGGCCTATCTGCACTTCGTCGAAGGCGCCACCGCCACTTCTCGTACCGTTCCGGAAGGGGTGGATCTGGACGCGCTGAGTGCGCAGTTCGAAGGGCCGTTCATTGGTAACAACAACTACGACCTGGATATGGCGCTGGAACGACGGGCACAGGGCCGGATTGACGCGGTAGCGTTCGGTCGTTTGTTCATTGCCAATCCAGACCTTGTAGAGCGCCTGCGTCGTGGTACCGAACTGACCATCGCGCCACGTGAGAGTTATTACGGCGGAGGCGCCAAGGGCTACACCGATTGGCCAACGGCCAACTCCAACTAA